Part of the Flavobacterium alkalisoli genome is shown below.
TTTAAAGAAATATATTAAGACAAGAGAAATTAGCTACTATGCATTTGAAAACAGTATAGATGCAAGCAGAGGCAGCATTTCTAAAGCAGTAAAAGACAATAAGAGCATAGGCTCTAATGTGCTGGAGAAAATTTTTCAGGTATATAGCGATCTTAATCCGGTTTGGCTTTTAACCGGAGAAGGAAACATGCTTATAGATAATAATTCTGATGCTCTTGCTAATGAAAGGATAATAAGGACTTTTAGCTTAAAAACCGATACAAATATCGATTCCCAACAAATTCCATTATACGATCTTGAAGCTGTGGCGGGTATAGTACCTTTGTTTAATGAGGGTAAAGCAGCTGTACCTTCAGATCATATAAGTATTCCTCATTTACCAAAATGTGACGGAGCCATTTATGTAACCGGAGACAGTATGTATCCTTTACTTAGAAGCGGAGATATTGTACTTTATAAAGAAGTTAAGGATATAGTGAATAATATTTTTTGGGGAGAGATGTACTTGCTTAGCATAGATAATGAGGGTGAAGAGTACATAACCGTGAAATTTATTCAGCGTTCCGAAGAGCCGGGTATGATTAAGCTCGTTAGCGAGAACAAATATCATAAGGATAAGGAAATTGAGCTTTATAAAGTAAAAGCACTTGCTTTAGTTAAGGCTACTATCCGAAATAACTAAATTCTACAGTAAATCCACAATTTTTTCTACACAATTACCCAATATTCCTCATATTTCTGAATGATGAGGTAGATTTTTTGTGTATTATAAGTTTTTGATTTTTAGATAATTGCGTTTTATTTTTTTGTTTTCATCTCAAAAAGGCATTGTAATTGGCTTATGTTAAGTGAAATATTAAAAAACAATAACAAGACTATGAAAAAATTATTTTTAAGCGCATTAATGCTTACAGGAGTAATGGCATTTGCACAGGAACAACCAAAAGCACAAACACAAACTCAGCAACAGCCTGCTAAAACAGAACAGGTAAAGCCTGCTGAAACTGCACAGCCTCAAAAAACTGAAGAGAAAAAAGCTGAGGCCGTTAAGCCGGAAGAAAAGTCAACAACAAAGGCAGAACCAGCTAAGAAATCAAGATAAGTACTACCCGAATTTAGTTGAAGTCGATTTTTAGCGCCTATATAAAGAAACAGTTTTTTGATTCTATTTATCTGTTTCAAAAAATCTCCGGCAGTAAATGTCGGAGGTTTTTTGTTATCATGAAAAAGCCCCACATTAAGTGGGGCTTTTTATATTATTGCTTTACGAAAAAGTTATTTTCCTTGTTTACGTCGGCCATGAGCTCCATTGGGTCTATCATAACCACTTTTATAGCTGATTTAGGCTTGTTTATTGTGAACTGATAGGTTTGGTGTGCCCAGTCCCATTCCGGCAGCACAGTGCGCTTTAATTTGCTAAAAGGATTGTCTTTTACATAGTGCATAAGGTTAAGCGGTACATAAAAACTTTCCTGAGTACCGTCTTCATACACTACAATTATATCCAGAGGCATAGGCATAAGGCCTATACGCTCCAATGTAACTGTTGTATTATTGTTGTTTTCAGCCAGATCTTTAATGCTGTAATCAATAGTATTGGTCGTTTGGCACCAATCGGTTAAATACCAGTCAAGCTCTGCACCC
Proteins encoded:
- a CDS encoding S24 family peptidase — translated: MVADRLKKYIKTREISYYAFENSIDASRGSISKAVKDNKSIGSNVLEKIFQVYSDLNPVWLLTGEGNMLIDNNSDALANERIIRTFSLKTDTNIDSQQIPLYDLEAVAGIVPLFNEGKAAVPSDHISIPHLPKCDGAIYVTGDSMYPLLRSGDIVLYKEVKDIVNNIFWGEMYLLSIDNEGEEYITVKFIQRSEEPGMIKLVSENKYHKDKEIELYKVKALALVKATIRNN